CTAATGCCCTCGGGCTTGGTATGAGCGAAATGGAAGTTGTTAAAGCCGGAGTCGAGACCGCTAAGAGGGCGGGGGTTACCCTAACCGGGGCATTTGACGACGCCTGCGCCTCCTACTTCGGTTCGTTCTGGGTAACCGACAACCTCAGAATGAAGGTTCTCCGCAGTTCCAAAGTCGAGCCCCTTCCCGTTCTACTCATGCTCCCGGGGAAGACTCTCCTGACCGAAAACCTAAGCGGGAGGGACTTTTCTCCAATCAAACCTTACGTGGAGGAGGCCGTAAGGCTGGCCCTCGGTGGAGAGTGGAGAAAAGCGGCCCTCATTAACGGCCTGGTTTACTCGACGTACCTCGGCTACTCCCTCGAGCCATTCAGGATTGCCCTAGAGAGGGGAGCTGTGGTAGGGCTGAGCGGGAAGGGGCCAGCGGTTTTTGCCGTCACGAATGAGCCCGAAGAGCTTGCTGAGGAGTGGGAACAGTTTGGAGAAGTTTTGACAACCGAGCTGAGGTGATTGCGTTGATAATCACGCCCGTTGACGAGATCAGGGGAGAACTTGAGGCTCTTCCCTCGAAGAGCTACACCCACCGGGCCTACTTCTTAGCCCTACTGGCTGAAGAGGAGAGCACCATAGAGAATCCTCTTTTCTGCGACGACACGCTGGCTACTGTGAGCGCCATAAGGGCTTTTGGCGCGGAGGTTAATGGAAAAACCGTTAGTCCCCCTGAAGAACCCTCCCCTGGCTTTGTATACGCCAGGGAATCGGGGACGACGGCAAGGTTTTCAACTGCCCTCGCCGGTGGCATCAACGGAAGAACTCTCATAGACGGGGCGAGAAGGTTGAGGGAGAGACCGATGGACGGGCTTGTG
The Thermococcus sp. 2319x1 DNA segment above includes these coding regions:
- a CDS encoding shikimate kinase, whose amino-acid sequence is MRLRASASSAITVVNAFATGIGSAIGIDLWTRVDVKLTGEGIEGEIRVRGENLRDFRLVKAAVDVFREITGEDFGIKFRIESEIPVGMGLKSSSAAANALSKALANALGLGMSEMEVVKAGVETAKRAGVTLTGAFDDACASYFGSFWVTDNLRMKVLRSSKVEPLPVLLMLPGKTLLTENLSGRDFSPIKPYVEEAVRLALGGEWRKAALINGLVYSTYLGYSLEPFRIALERGAVVGLSGKGPAVFAVTNEPEELAEEWEQFGEVLTTELR